TGGCACATTATCAGGTGGAGCACTCATCATTTTATGAAAGAGCTACAGATCTTTCACTTTAGTGGAGAGGTACACTACAGTTTAaagtttttctgaaataaatgcaaactattattcagcaaggatgcattaaactgatcaaaagtgaaagtaaagacattttcaATCATATAAAagaatctatttcaaataaatgctgttgttttaagccttctatttatcaaaacatgaaaaaaaaaacgtgtcatggcttttcacaaaaatattaagcagcagaactgttttcaacgttAATAACATTaagcaatcagcatattagaataatcaTGTGAAACTTAAGACTGgtgtaattatgctgaaaattcagctttgccatcacatgaataaatattttttttatcaaataaatgcagccttggtgagcataagagacgtttcttttaaaaaacattaaaaaaaatgtattgacccCACTGAATGAGTACTGAGATTGTGATCAGTGCCAAAAAAACTTAAATCCCCTAAATCCTTTCAAATGCAATTCTGTTTCCATTGTAGAATAAGTCTTTATTGTGTCTTACATCTTCTAAGGGTGCAGTGAGAGCCCCATCAGGACATCGCTGTGTTATGGTGTACATTGTgatgatttattaatattgctGTTCTACAGCACCACACGTGATGCAGTCAGCTTTGCTCAGCTGTGTTTGGGATTGACAGTATCCAGTCATACTTTGAGCAAATCCAGGGCTGTGGTGAGAGAATAGGAAGCTGTGTGATTGGTGCCTGTGCTTTAGGCGTGTACGTGCTGCTTAGTGATGTTATGTGGCCATGTGTGAAACGTAGAGAAGGAAGCCTCCTGTTTCTGGCGCTATGCCTGCAGCTCCAGCTGTCAAACATTGATTTCCTCTGTGAGCTCTATTCTGGCTTGGAGATCCGGTCCTTTGTCCAACAGATTTATAAAACAAAGATCCGAAAGAAGTCTGCAAATGAATGCCAAATCGTACAAGTGGAACCTCTATTGTTGATTGCACATGAGAAAAGTACAGCGAAATAATTGTGTTCCACTGAGTTGAGATAGTCGCCACCCCTGCAATTTGCTTCATTTGCACTTTTCACAGGACATGTTCGGAATCTCATTagaatgtaatgagtttattttgcttttgtgtttcttttgttgtCTTTGCTTCTCTCGGCAAGATATGTTTATTAAGTTCTACTCATGAATTTATTACAGAAATCATATTTAATCTCAGGGCTACAATAATTGTGTGCTTATACACTTTAAAGGTATAAAGTTGTCACTGGTGTGGTACTCTaaagtacaaaagctaaaaggtacgtctttgtaccttatttactccTAAATTGTAGTCTACATATTAGtatttaaaggtacatattagcacctaaattgtacatatttaattttgtgcttttaaaaatctttttgtgcTTACAGTTATTTTAAGGGGCCATTTACACGacactgttttcaactaaaaagagatttttaaaatgtgttttggctgttcatttagactataacagcattttgggggcctgaaaactgAAACTTTTATCAGTTTCAAAGTTTTTGACAGTGATACTGTTATCGTCTCAGTATTAACTATAAAAATGTGAGTTTGTGAAAACGGTGATGTCATGCGTATACACGTTCAGTCTATAGTTATGCGtgagtttctttacaaagtgacatcaacatctactggcctggcatacattATAcagcattttagtcattttttattaatcacgTTGTCTGCGTTTGGTCAAACTGAttagctgaaatcaaaacagggacagTAATAGATGAGCGccagcctgtgttatactttctgcGTCCGCTAGTGTCTGCTATGGTATGCGTGATGTAAAAATCGTCATTGGAGAGTGTGCGCGGAGGTTCTGAGGGGACATCCACGTGCCTACCATTTTTTGTGGGAGCCTCcagtaggcttcaaaagcacCAATTGCACATGCGCAGGCCCATTGCTACTAGAACCTGTACAATCCGTCGATAAAACAATATTaagacagccagatgtgcaataattctgggcaattgtttgttcacatgtttgttggGGAGCAGACCATCAGCTTACGCTTTCGGTAGTATAAATACAAGTAGTCCGCGTCCACACTGTCCGTGTACGCGCCCGGATAGCTCATgcagaaagtataacacaggctatATACTTTCCTAAGTGTCTCCTATAAATCCATTCTGGGAAAGTAAATGGGATGGATGGGGTTGCTGTCATATGTTGTCTCTGTAGAGCTGACTTCTTTATAATTCAGGGGATGCTTTTGTGGAAGAGAAAGATGGAGACTGAGCATGTGAGAAAGACGCTTAGACAAAGAGACATGAGACAAGAGACTTACTGTCAAAGGCCATGAGTGAATGAGTGGATTTTGATCTGGGCCTTAGATAACAGGAGATTAGTGTTGTCATAGATGTCCTGATCATAGCCCGGCTGAATTCTGCTAGATGTGTGGAACGGAACGGAAATGAGTTGTATGATGCCAACAAAACAACCCAATATATGACTCAACAGGctcaacccagcggttgggtgaATTTTTAGAGTGTACCAAAGACTTTCAGTGCGGCTGAGCtcaggactctgtggtggccaattcGTGTTTTTGTATTGATGATGGTGGTCTCTGaacctttttttaacattattgcacggctctgtggaatacttcattctgattggtcaatcgcgCCATCCAGCGGTATTTTATTCCCAGATAACAACCGCCAAATTGAATAACACACCGTTCACCTGGGTACTATGAGTTATCTTGACTGGTACTACTCATATGCTTAACGAGTCATTCCACAATCGTTGACTGTCTGGCGCCATCTTGTGACTGAAAACACCCCGCGTTACAATGGAAGACTTCAGcattaatttcaacatatatggtaaaaacaaatctttttagccatttaataagcgggataatgtacagtacatccagccggttgttatctcagaataagccccttcaggctgatacaagaccCCTCCGCTTCACGTAGGTATTCTAGactattctgagataacaaccggctggatatacattatcccttacataaatCTTGACATTGTCATTGTGGAATATGTACATGTCATATGTCTTCCAACATGGTTgtgtaagaaataaaaagatacaCAGCATCAGTTAGGGTTACAACCATACAACCAAcagattaaacatttatttcacatattaGATCAATTGTAGCTTTTGGTGTGAACGGACAAcacactcgtttttttttttttttttttttaataaactttgccccttaataaaaaataaaataaaaacatccacaTATACATAGAAAGTTTTTCAACATTCAGCAGCTTGGCTGTGAGGCTGTGTCTCATTTCATGCACAGAGAGgttaaccaatcacaacagagtTTATTTTTGCATAGAAGAATTATAGCTACAATAAGACTCAAAGGAAAACCATCATACTGTATAACTAAATCATGATTCTTTTGGTTGCAAGAAACATTATCTAACATTCTTAGTGGactatgataaaaaataaaatgccacaATGTGTAGAATAAGCCCTGTTCATTCTGTGAAAGTAGTATTGCTGCACTGTAATACAACCTCAGTGTATTACAGCATAATATTTGgattattaatttttatctttGACTATTCTGAATGTgcacaggtttttttatttatttattattatgtaatgatATATGTTTCAATGAATTACATTTGACAATTTTCGATTTTTGATCTGTCTTTTATGACAGCAAATCCAAAGATGAACTAAACTGCTGTGTGCCAGTAGTTTTCATCAGCATGTAGATGCACGCCACAGGTTTTTGAATAACTTTCTCTGTGTGAGATACTGATATGTGtgatttaatgaaaacaaaacagattgatTTGTAAATGATGATGACATTCAGACCAGAGGTCTGGCACTAATACTGCAGTGCACTGCAAGAGACTGTACATAATGAAGCATCCTGTGAGttttaatgcaatgcatattttcttcttttttttttttcaatgcctCAGTtatacttaaaggaacagttcacccaaaaattaaaatttgcttaatatttactcacccaggggtcatctaagatgtagatgagtttgtttccctGTCataacagatttagagaaatttagcatcacatcaattgctcactaatggatcctcttcagtgaatgggtgccgtcagaatgagtccaaacagctgataaaaacatcacaattatccacaagtaatTTACATGACTCTAATCCATCAGTTAACatgttgtgaagtgaaaagttgcatgtttgtaagaaacaaatcaatcattcagaagtttttatttcaaatgagtcatctatcaataatattaatactctccagtgaaaaagtcatctcatctgaatcaggaaagaaatatgcacagccTTAATCAATCAAGCACGCCTTAATGGTTTATTTGTTTCTAGACTGAAATCATGTGGATTAGTAGTGTATTATTGTGACATTTTCTTCAGTGGTTTGCACTCtcagtctgacggcacccattcactgcagaagatgcattagtgagcaaatgatgtaatgcaaaatttctccaaatctcttctgatgaagaaacgaACTCATCTACACGATGGCCCGAAgttgagtatattttcagcaaattttcatttttggaaaaactattcctttaaagctttGCTACCTAAATATTTCCAAAAGCCTCCGCTTAAATTTACTGCTTGCTTCAGTGTTGACAAGATAATAAAATTTGAATGCTCAAATTAGTATGTGTTTTCTAACACATCCAGGTAATGATCTCCTTTTACTCTGTCTGTACAGGTAAATATGTCTACCAGCCCATGACCAATGTCGCTCAGCTACCCAGCACACCTGTTCCGTCCGCTCCATCTGACTGCACCGACACCATTGATCTGTCCATCTCTCTGACTGAGCGCTTCCTCCGCATCTCCCCCTGTTTCCTGCCTCCACCTTGTCCCGAATCTCCCAAATACTGCAACATTGCTGAACTGTTTATCGATGACTACATTGTCAAACGCATCAACGGCAAGATGTGCTACGTTCAGCGGCCCCCAGTTCACACGGAGGCCCCTCCCACTCCACCGCAAATAAATCCTGCCCCTCTGACACCACAGAAACAGAAGCAGACTGTTGAAGAGACGGTTAAAGGACCAAAAATGGGCCACTGCTCTTCGCCCTCCAACTCCGAGGACTCAGGGATCAACGCATTGGGAGGACACTATCTGGAGTCTGAGGAAGAGGATGAACTTAGCACTGATGGACACTCGAGTCCGGGAAGTCTATGGGATCAGGATGAATGCACCCTACTGTCCCCTTCCAAATCCATTGTGGAGattattgaaaatattgaaaCTACTGTGTgatatttgctctttttgttctttttacatctctctctctctctttgtctgacAAGATAAACTCAATGTGTTAAAAGAAATATTGTATGTAGAGGAAAATGCTACACCCATAAACACAGTGCTATACTTTATATTTGTCTTTAATATCTGTGCTCATTGTTACGCCTCACATGGTCCTTAATTTGATATTAATCATAGTTCTTGTCGTTATATATGCAATATGAAAGACCTTTCGGATAAAAGTGAACCAAATACCATTATTGAGCAAACTGCATTCTTGCGTTACGTCAATTCGTTATTGTAATCCATAGTGAACTGGGgttaaatcacataaaattaattGTGGAATTGGGGATAATTTAttccaaattaattatttaaagtcTTGTCAGTACAAAGAAAATATGGTCAGGCTACTGTGGTGGCTACTTTATGCTACTTGCTACGAAAACATAATTTTCagatgttcatcttgttggatttTCTTCTTAGTAAATCTGTGTGTAGCTAGTAAGATATGGTTATAACATTTTTCCATGCACCTTCAAACTATCAAAATCATCTGTGCAGAAGAGCAGTGTCGAGACTTTCGACTCACAACCGAGGTAAAACTAAGCTTGCAATTTTGTGTTTCCACCACTGATGGCGATAAAGAGGTTAACATTTTGTTGTGCAGGTTTAAGGAGAACAAATGACACTTCTGCACCTAAACCTGTTTTGCCACATTATAACTAAACAGTTGACCAATATATGAAGTCAAGTGTCAAATATTTAGACCCTTCTAAGAGAACATTTCATTGTCAATGAAGGAGTTGTTTTCATGTGTTCAGAGAGCAGAGTTTTACTGATACTGAAGGCTGGCATCCGGTCAACCGTCATCCAGGAGGAGGTCAGTGCTTCAGATATGTaatttttcatgttctttaaaaGAGTAGAGTAACAGACATggcatacatttaatttagtcattatgtgtgttccctggaaaTCAAACACATTACAGTGGTATTGATAGCACCTACTCTACCAAAGAAGCTATGGTAGCAGGTGCAATGAAGTCATATTGGTATTTCTTTAATCTGTCATggtgtttttacaatatttagctAGCTTTACTATTCCTAGTAGTTTGGGAGAGGAAAAGGCTTTGTTGGTCTTTGATAATTTAATAGTTTCTGACTCTTTAAGTGCTGAACATGACTGTCCTTTCAAATCACAAACTTACGTAAGACCATTGAGAACCCTCTGCGGTGTCAACATCATGCATTTTCTTCATCCTAGTTCAAAACACAGAACATGAATAGGGCACATCATAAACATTGGATGCAAATTATATTCATGCTACTTTAATTGATATTAGTCATAAAGGTTCCTGGCAATTATGGCCATGATTGCCAAATCCTTTCCTTCAGTTCTCTTGCCAGGTTTAACAAAAAGGAACAGGTGTCTTGGTACAAAGGTTTCTTTTTCAGGTCCACTTTAATTATCATTAACATTATGATGCTTTTCATAGGTCTTGGTACTGTTAGTGCTCTAATTTCCATGTAAACAcagctaaaatatttttcttttgccTCAGTCATCAAGATATCATACTTGAAATGTCCTTGAAATCCACAGAAGTGGATTCAGGATACAGTGTTTATggtaattatgaataataatttcaaatgaaaagttGCCCAGATGGAAACCATTAAGACACCAGCCAGATGGCACACTGCATCAAACTTAGTAGATTTAGTTAAACGAACATACACGAGAGATGATTTACGTTGACTCTTAGTTTGATTGAACATTATTTCTTAAGCTCAGATCAAACAATGGATACGTCATATCTGATGAAATTCACAAAGGTCATGGTATTTCAGTGCATATAGCCATGTCACAAAATCAGCTTagcctgtttaaaataaatctttctcCAACATTGTTGTCTTTGAATTCCATTAgtgaatgatgaaaaaaaaagtcatattttcaATGTCATATTTGGAGAAAACATGAGTGATGCTTGCACCTCGATGCATTTAGGGTGTTCTTGGTGATTGCCAGTGCACTGCTTTTACGtctgtttttagtttgttgttatgtggttcctaggtggttactagggcattgctaagtggttatttttttctaaatctgaTCGCTTAGAAAAGTAATACCACACCTCACTTTAAAATGCCGCAGAATTTGAGTTatcattcatattcatttcaCAAGATGTGATGTGCAGTATCTTCTCAAATTATAACATAACGTGAAGCACATTTATTACTGTTAGACAAGCACAAAAGATTTCCACACAAAGATTTCGCAGCAGGCTCGagctggtcatgtgatttcaCTGCATTGACCAATGAATTTTGCTAATTTGAATATAACTTTAGGATTAGAGTTTTCCTCAATCCCTAACCATAAGTATAAGCGGTAATAGTAATATTTGccttattattataatcaaattTGAACAATACTCTACCAAATGACCATCAGAAACAGCAGTGTAAGATTGTGAATACACGACAAGCAAGAGTTTTTTTTGCACTGCAGGCTGCTAGATCAAAAATGGAACGTGTGATGTGCTTCAATCATTCCTCAGGGGATGTCAGGACACAAACATCACCTGCAGTAGATACTGATTGATTTCTCCTCTGTGTGCTGTCATGTTTATATAGCACACTGTTTCTTACCCTGCATAAGACAGCACTTTAATGCTACTATGGCTGCTCTCGTGTGtgaccatattttattttacaaagaaataattAGAGTACAGAATCACAATAAAAGCACAGGTCaccccaaacatgaaaattctgtcttcatttaatgACTTTACCTCATttaaaacactcttttttttctgtggagcacaaaaggagatgttttgaaaaatgtttatgctGCTCCATACAACAAAAACTTATAGTCACAAGAGCAGGTaaaaaagcagc
This genomic stretch from Cyprinus carpio isolate SPL01 chromosome B9, ASM1834038v1, whole genome shotgun sequence harbors:
- the LOC109051491 gene encoding UPF0524 protein C3orf70 homolog B; translation: MAYSGAQKALKSDKLDEAQALAKSCAGRPDFLPCDGLSICATHSHGKCFKLHWCCHLGWCHCKYVYQPMTNVAQLPSTPVPSAPSDCTDTIDLSISLTERFLRISPCFLPPPCPESPKYCNIAELFIDDYIVKRINGKMCYVQRPPVHTEAPPTPPQINPAPLTPQKQKQTVEETVKGPKMGHCSSPSNSEDSGINALGGHYLESEEEDELSTDGHSSPGSLWDQDECTLLSPSKSIVEIIENIETTV